One Haliaeetus albicilla chromosome 11, bHalAlb1.1, whole genome shotgun sequence genomic window carries:
- the SLC44A2 gene encoding choline transporter-like protein 2 isoform X1 has translation MEERAAGRKDPDGAYGTPQKYDPTFKGPIYDRGCTDIICCILLVIAIVGYVVVGVVAWTHGDPRKVIYPTDSRGQFCGQQGTPNEKKPFLFYFDIVKCASPLVLLEFQCPTTQICVSKCPDRYQTYLSAYGSRTPSELEYYRQFCVPEFKNLQKAPIEVLKDKECPAMIIPSTPLARRCFPAIRAKKGVIMVGNETTYDDGRGRRRNVTELLEGAKKANVVLETRQLAMKIFEDYTVSWYWIIIGLVIAMVASFIFIVLLRFLAGIMVWVMIVMVILVLGYGIFHCYMEYAKLKGEAGSDVSLKDLGFQTDLRVYLHLRQTWLAFMIILCIVEVVIILLLIFLRKRILIAIALIKEASRAVGHIMMSLLFPLCTFFLLCLCIAYWASTAVFLSTSNEAIYKVFNESACQFSGQTCKPETFNTSNVTKLCPDAQCLFAFYGGETAYHKYLIVLQFFNVFMFFWLANFVIALGQVTLAGAFASYYWAFKKPDDMPAFPLFSAFGRALRYHTGSLAFGSLILAIVQVIRVTLEYLDHRLKAADNKFAKFLLSCLKCCFWCLEKFIKFLNRNAYIMIAVYGTNFCTSARNAFFLLMRNIIRVAVLDKVTDFLFFLGKLLIVGSVGILAFFFFTQRIKLVQDTAPPLNYYWVPILTVIVGSYLIAHGFFSVYGMCVDTLFLCFCEDLERNDGSPERPYYMSPELSEILLKGNLEPSKSADSQG, from the exons GGACGCCGCAGAAATATGACCCGACTTTCAAAGGTCCCATTTATGACAG GGGCTGCACGGACATTATCTGCTGCATCCTGCTGGTCATTGCCATCGTGGGCTATGTGGTGGTGGGTGTCGTGG CCTGGACCCACGGGGACCCCCGGAAGGTGATCTACCCAACCGACAGTCGCGGGCAGTTCTGCGGGCAACAGGGAACCCCCAACGA GAAGAAACCTTTCCTCTTTTACTTCGATATCGTGAAGTGTGCCAGCCCGCTGGTGCTGCTGGAGTTTCAGTGCCCGACCACGCAG ATCTGCGTCAGCAAATGCCCAGACCGGTACCAGACGTACCTGAGCGCCTATGGCTCCCGCACGCCCAGCGAGCTGGAGTACTACCGGCAATTCTGCGTCCCCGAGTTCAAAAACCTGCAGAAG GCTCCCATTGAGGTGCTGAAGGACAAAGAGTGCCCAGCCATGATTATCCCCAGCACCCCAC TGGCGCGGCGATGCTTCCCGGCCATCCGGGCCAAGAAGGGCGTCATCATGGTCGGTAACGAGACCACTTACGACGATGGCCGTGGGCGCCGGAGGAACGTCACTGAGCTTCTGGAAGGGGCCAA AAAAGCAAACGTGGTCCTGGAAACCAGACAACTGGCTATGAAGATCTTTGAAGATTACACGGTTTCCTGGTACTGGATAATAAT AGGCCTCGTGATTGCGATGGTGGCCAGCTTCATCTTCATTGTCCTGCTCCGCTTCCTGGCCGGGATCATGGTCTGGGTGATGATCGTGATGGTGATCCTGGTGCTGGGCTATG GAATCTTCCACTGTTACATGGAATATGCAAAACTAAAAGGGGAAGCGGGTTCTGATGTCTCCCTGAAGGACCTGGGATTTCAGACAGACCTACGCGTCTACCTCCACCTGCGGCAGACGTGGCTGGCATTCA tgATCATCCTGTGCATCGTGGAGGTGGTGATCATACTGCTGCTCATCTTCCTCCGCAAGAGGATCCTCATTGCCATCGCGCTCATCAAGGAGGCGAGCAG AGCTGTTGGTCACATCATGATGTCGCTGCTCTTCCCATTGTGCACCTTCTTCCTGCTGTGTCTCTGCATCGCCTACTGGGCTAGCACCGCTGT TTTCCTCTCCACCTCCAACGAGGCAATCTATAAGGTTTTTAACGAGTCTGCATGCCAGTTTTCCGGGCAGACCTGCAAGCCGGAG ACCTTCAACACAAGCAACGTCACCAAGCTGTGCCCTGACGCCCAGTGCCTCTTCGCATTCTACGGGGGCGAGACAGCATACCACAAGTATCTCATCGTCCTTCAGTTCTTCAATGTCTTCATGTTCTTCTGGCTCGCCAACTTCGTGATCGCACTGGGCCAGGTGACGCTGGCAGGGGCCTTTGCGTCGTACTACTGGGCCTTCAAGAAACCCGATGACATGCCCGCCTTCCCCCTCTTCTCCGCCTTTGGCCGTGCGCTCCG GTACCACACCGGCTCGCTTGCCTTTGGCTCTCTGATCCTCGCCATCGTCCAAGTCATCAGGGTCACACTGGAGTATCTGGACCACAGGTTAAAAG ctgcagatAATAAGTTTGCCAAGTTCCTCCTGAGCTGCCTCAAGTGCTGCTTCTGGTGCCTGGAAAAATTCATCAAATTCCTCAATAGAAACGCATACATCATG ATCGCCGTCTATGGCACCAATTTCTGCACCTCCGCCAGGAACGCATTCTTCCTGCTGATGAGGAACATCATTAG GGTGGCCGTTTTAGATAAAGTCACGgatttcctcttcttcctcggTAAACTCCTCATCGTGGGAAGCGTCG GAATCcttgccttctttttcttcacccAGCGGATAAAGCTCGTCCAAGACACAGCGCCACCCCTAAATTACTACTGGGTCCCTATTCTG ACGGTGATCGTGGGCTCCTACCTCATTGCCCACGGGTTCTTCAGCGTGTACGGCATGTGCGTGGACaccctcttcctctgcttct GTGAAGATCTGGAGAGGAACGATGGATCTCCCGAGAGGCCTTACTACATGTCCCCCGAGCTGAGTGAGATCCTGCTGAAGGGGAACCTAGAGCCTTCCAAAAGCGCCGATAGCCAAGGCTAG
- the SLC44A2 gene encoding choline transporter-like protein 2 isoform X2 — MGGQGDNYYGKHGTPQKYDPTFKGPIYDRGCTDIICCILLVIAIVGYVVVGVVAWTHGDPRKVIYPTDSRGQFCGQQGTPNEKKPFLFYFDIVKCASPLVLLEFQCPTTQICVSKCPDRYQTYLSAYGSRTPSELEYYRQFCVPEFKNLQKAPIEVLKDKECPAMIIPSTPLARRCFPAIRAKKGVIMVGNETTYDDGRGRRRNVTELLEGAKKANVVLETRQLAMKIFEDYTVSWYWIIIGLVIAMVASFIFIVLLRFLAGIMVWVMIVMVILVLGYGIFHCYMEYAKLKGEAGSDVSLKDLGFQTDLRVYLHLRQTWLAFMIILCIVEVVIILLLIFLRKRILIAIALIKEASRAVGHIMMSLLFPLCTFFLLCLCIAYWASTAVFLSTSNEAIYKVFNESACQFSGQTCKPETFNTSNVTKLCPDAQCLFAFYGGETAYHKYLIVLQFFNVFMFFWLANFVIALGQVTLAGAFASYYWAFKKPDDMPAFPLFSAFGRALRYHTGSLAFGSLILAIVQVIRVTLEYLDHRLKAADNKFAKFLLSCLKCCFWCLEKFIKFLNRNAYIMIAVYGTNFCTSARNAFFLLMRNIIRVAVLDKVTDFLFFLGKLLIVGSVGILAFFFFTQRIKLVQDTAPPLNYYWVPILTVIVGSYLIAHGFFSVYGMCVDTLFLCFCEDLERNDGSPERPYYMSPELSEILLKGNLEPSKSADSQG; from the exons ATGGGGGGCCAAGGGGACAACTACTACGGCAAGCACG GGACGCCGCAGAAATATGACCCGACTTTCAAAGGTCCCATTTATGACAG GGGCTGCACGGACATTATCTGCTGCATCCTGCTGGTCATTGCCATCGTGGGCTATGTGGTGGTGGGTGTCGTGG CCTGGACCCACGGGGACCCCCGGAAGGTGATCTACCCAACCGACAGTCGCGGGCAGTTCTGCGGGCAACAGGGAACCCCCAACGA GAAGAAACCTTTCCTCTTTTACTTCGATATCGTGAAGTGTGCCAGCCCGCTGGTGCTGCTGGAGTTTCAGTGCCCGACCACGCAG ATCTGCGTCAGCAAATGCCCAGACCGGTACCAGACGTACCTGAGCGCCTATGGCTCCCGCACGCCCAGCGAGCTGGAGTACTACCGGCAATTCTGCGTCCCCGAGTTCAAAAACCTGCAGAAG GCTCCCATTGAGGTGCTGAAGGACAAAGAGTGCCCAGCCATGATTATCCCCAGCACCCCAC TGGCGCGGCGATGCTTCCCGGCCATCCGGGCCAAGAAGGGCGTCATCATGGTCGGTAACGAGACCACTTACGACGATGGCCGTGGGCGCCGGAGGAACGTCACTGAGCTTCTGGAAGGGGCCAA AAAAGCAAACGTGGTCCTGGAAACCAGACAACTGGCTATGAAGATCTTTGAAGATTACACGGTTTCCTGGTACTGGATAATAAT AGGCCTCGTGATTGCGATGGTGGCCAGCTTCATCTTCATTGTCCTGCTCCGCTTCCTGGCCGGGATCATGGTCTGGGTGATGATCGTGATGGTGATCCTGGTGCTGGGCTATG GAATCTTCCACTGTTACATGGAATATGCAAAACTAAAAGGGGAAGCGGGTTCTGATGTCTCCCTGAAGGACCTGGGATTTCAGACAGACCTACGCGTCTACCTCCACCTGCGGCAGACGTGGCTGGCATTCA tgATCATCCTGTGCATCGTGGAGGTGGTGATCATACTGCTGCTCATCTTCCTCCGCAAGAGGATCCTCATTGCCATCGCGCTCATCAAGGAGGCGAGCAG AGCTGTTGGTCACATCATGATGTCGCTGCTCTTCCCATTGTGCACCTTCTTCCTGCTGTGTCTCTGCATCGCCTACTGGGCTAGCACCGCTGT TTTCCTCTCCACCTCCAACGAGGCAATCTATAAGGTTTTTAACGAGTCTGCATGCCAGTTTTCCGGGCAGACCTGCAAGCCGGAG ACCTTCAACACAAGCAACGTCACCAAGCTGTGCCCTGACGCCCAGTGCCTCTTCGCATTCTACGGGGGCGAGACAGCATACCACAAGTATCTCATCGTCCTTCAGTTCTTCAATGTCTTCATGTTCTTCTGGCTCGCCAACTTCGTGATCGCACTGGGCCAGGTGACGCTGGCAGGGGCCTTTGCGTCGTACTACTGGGCCTTCAAGAAACCCGATGACATGCCCGCCTTCCCCCTCTTCTCCGCCTTTGGCCGTGCGCTCCG GTACCACACCGGCTCGCTTGCCTTTGGCTCTCTGATCCTCGCCATCGTCCAAGTCATCAGGGTCACACTGGAGTATCTGGACCACAGGTTAAAAG ctgcagatAATAAGTTTGCCAAGTTCCTCCTGAGCTGCCTCAAGTGCTGCTTCTGGTGCCTGGAAAAATTCATCAAATTCCTCAATAGAAACGCATACATCATG ATCGCCGTCTATGGCACCAATTTCTGCACCTCCGCCAGGAACGCATTCTTCCTGCTGATGAGGAACATCATTAG GGTGGCCGTTTTAGATAAAGTCACGgatttcctcttcttcctcggTAAACTCCTCATCGTGGGAAGCGTCG GAATCcttgccttctttttcttcacccAGCGGATAAAGCTCGTCCAAGACACAGCGCCACCCCTAAATTACTACTGGGTCCCTATTCTG ACGGTGATCGTGGGCTCCTACCTCATTGCCCACGGGTTCTTCAGCGTGTACGGCATGTGCGTGGACaccctcttcctctgcttct GTGAAGATCTGGAGAGGAACGATGGATCTCCCGAGAGGCCTTACTACATGTCCCCCGAGCTGAGTGAGATCCTGCTGAAGGGGAACCTAGAGCCTTCCAAAAGCGCCGATAGCCAAGGCTAG
- the SLC44A2 gene encoding choline transporter-like protein 2 isoform X4, with the protein MGGQGDNYYGKHGTPQKYDPTFKGPIYDRGCTDIICCILLVIAIVGYVVVGVVAWTHGDPRKVIYPTDSRGQFCGQQGTPNEKKPFLFYFDIVKCASPLVLLEFQCPTTQICVSKCPDRYQTYLSAYGSRTPSELEYYRQFCVPEFKNLQKAPIEVLKDKECPAMIIPSTPLARRCFPAIRAKKGVIMVGNETTYDDGRGRRRNVTELLEGAKKANVVLETRQLAMKIFEDYTVSWYWIIIGLVIAMVASFIFIVLLRFLAGIMVWVMIVMVILVLGYGIFHCYMEYAKLKGEAGSDVSLKDLGFQTDLRVYLHLRQTWLAFMIILCIVEVVIILLLIFLRKRILIAIALIKEASRAVGHIMMSLLFPLCTFFLLCLCIAYWASTAVFLSTSNEAIYKVFNESACQFSGQTCKPETFNTSNVTKLCPDAQCLFAFYGGETAYHKYLIVLQFFNVFMFFWLANFVIALGQVTLAGAFASYYWAFKKPDDMPAFPLFSAFGRALRYHTGSLAFGSLILAIVQVIRVTLEYLDHRLKAADNKFAKFLLSCLKCCFWCLEKFIKFLNRNAYIMIAVYGTNFCTSARNAFFLLMRNIIRVAVLDKVTDFLFFLGKLLIVGSVGILAFFFFTQRIKLVQDTAPPLNYYWVPILTVIVGSYLIAHGFFSVYGMCVDTLFLCFLEDLERNDGSAEKPYFMSPDLKKLLKKTNKGQPDA; encoded by the exons ATGGGGGGCCAAGGGGACAACTACTACGGCAAGCACG GGACGCCGCAGAAATATGACCCGACTTTCAAAGGTCCCATTTATGACAG GGGCTGCACGGACATTATCTGCTGCATCCTGCTGGTCATTGCCATCGTGGGCTATGTGGTGGTGGGTGTCGTGG CCTGGACCCACGGGGACCCCCGGAAGGTGATCTACCCAACCGACAGTCGCGGGCAGTTCTGCGGGCAACAGGGAACCCCCAACGA GAAGAAACCTTTCCTCTTTTACTTCGATATCGTGAAGTGTGCCAGCCCGCTGGTGCTGCTGGAGTTTCAGTGCCCGACCACGCAG ATCTGCGTCAGCAAATGCCCAGACCGGTACCAGACGTACCTGAGCGCCTATGGCTCCCGCACGCCCAGCGAGCTGGAGTACTACCGGCAATTCTGCGTCCCCGAGTTCAAAAACCTGCAGAAG GCTCCCATTGAGGTGCTGAAGGACAAAGAGTGCCCAGCCATGATTATCCCCAGCACCCCAC TGGCGCGGCGATGCTTCCCGGCCATCCGGGCCAAGAAGGGCGTCATCATGGTCGGTAACGAGACCACTTACGACGATGGCCGTGGGCGCCGGAGGAACGTCACTGAGCTTCTGGAAGGGGCCAA AAAAGCAAACGTGGTCCTGGAAACCAGACAACTGGCTATGAAGATCTTTGAAGATTACACGGTTTCCTGGTACTGGATAATAAT AGGCCTCGTGATTGCGATGGTGGCCAGCTTCATCTTCATTGTCCTGCTCCGCTTCCTGGCCGGGATCATGGTCTGGGTGATGATCGTGATGGTGATCCTGGTGCTGGGCTATG GAATCTTCCACTGTTACATGGAATATGCAAAACTAAAAGGGGAAGCGGGTTCTGATGTCTCCCTGAAGGACCTGGGATTTCAGACAGACCTACGCGTCTACCTCCACCTGCGGCAGACGTGGCTGGCATTCA tgATCATCCTGTGCATCGTGGAGGTGGTGATCATACTGCTGCTCATCTTCCTCCGCAAGAGGATCCTCATTGCCATCGCGCTCATCAAGGAGGCGAGCAG AGCTGTTGGTCACATCATGATGTCGCTGCTCTTCCCATTGTGCACCTTCTTCCTGCTGTGTCTCTGCATCGCCTACTGGGCTAGCACCGCTGT TTTCCTCTCCACCTCCAACGAGGCAATCTATAAGGTTTTTAACGAGTCTGCATGCCAGTTTTCCGGGCAGACCTGCAAGCCGGAG ACCTTCAACACAAGCAACGTCACCAAGCTGTGCCCTGACGCCCAGTGCCTCTTCGCATTCTACGGGGGCGAGACAGCATACCACAAGTATCTCATCGTCCTTCAGTTCTTCAATGTCTTCATGTTCTTCTGGCTCGCCAACTTCGTGATCGCACTGGGCCAGGTGACGCTGGCAGGGGCCTTTGCGTCGTACTACTGGGCCTTCAAGAAACCCGATGACATGCCCGCCTTCCCCCTCTTCTCCGCCTTTGGCCGTGCGCTCCG GTACCACACCGGCTCGCTTGCCTTTGGCTCTCTGATCCTCGCCATCGTCCAAGTCATCAGGGTCACACTGGAGTATCTGGACCACAGGTTAAAAG ctgcagatAATAAGTTTGCCAAGTTCCTCCTGAGCTGCCTCAAGTGCTGCTTCTGGTGCCTGGAAAAATTCATCAAATTCCTCAATAGAAACGCATACATCATG ATCGCCGTCTATGGCACCAATTTCTGCACCTCCGCCAGGAACGCATTCTTCCTGCTGATGAGGAACATCATTAG GGTGGCCGTTTTAGATAAAGTCACGgatttcctcttcttcctcggTAAACTCCTCATCGTGGGAAGCGTCG GAATCcttgccttctttttcttcacccAGCGGATAAAGCTCGTCCAAGACACAGCGCCACCCCTAAATTACTACTGGGTCCCTATTCTG ACGGTGATCGTGGGCTCCTACCTCATTGCCCACGGGTTCTTCAGCGTGTACGGCATGTGCGTGGACaccctcttcctctgcttct TGGAGGACCTGGAGCGCAACGACGGTTCGGCCGAAAAGCCTTATTTTATGTCACCCGACCTGAAAAAGCTCCTGAAGAAGACAAACAAAGGTCAGCCTGACGCCTAG
- the SLC44A2 gene encoding choline transporter-like protein 2 isoform X3, whose translation MEERAAGRKDPDGAYGTPQKYDPTFKGPIYDRGCTDIICCILLVIAIVGYVVVGVVAWTHGDPRKVIYPTDSRGQFCGQQGTPNEKKPFLFYFDIVKCASPLVLLEFQCPTTQICVSKCPDRYQTYLSAYGSRTPSELEYYRQFCVPEFKNLQKAPIEVLKDKECPAMIIPSTPLARRCFPAIRAKKGVIMVGNETTYDDGRGRRRNVTELLEGAKKANVVLETRQLAMKIFEDYTVSWYWIIIGLVIAMVASFIFIVLLRFLAGIMVWVMIVMVILVLGYGIFHCYMEYAKLKGEAGSDVSLKDLGFQTDLRVYLHLRQTWLAFMIILCIVEVVIILLLIFLRKRILIAIALIKEASRAVGHIMMSLLFPLCTFFLLCLCIAYWASTAVFLSTSNEAIYKVFNESACQFSGQTCKPETFNTSNVTKLCPDAQCLFAFYGGETAYHKYLIVLQFFNVFMFFWLANFVIALGQVTLAGAFASYYWAFKKPDDMPAFPLFSAFGRALRYHTGSLAFGSLILAIVQVIRVTLEYLDHRLKAADNKFAKFLLSCLKCCFWCLEKFIKFLNRNAYIMIAVYGTNFCTSARNAFFLLMRNIIRVAVLDKVTDFLFFLGKLLIVGSVGILAFFFFTQRIKLVQDTAPPLNYYWVPILTVIVGSYLIAHGFFSVYGMCVDTLFLCFLEDLERNDGSAEKPYFMSPDLKKLLKKTNKGQPDA comes from the exons GGACGCCGCAGAAATATGACCCGACTTTCAAAGGTCCCATTTATGACAG GGGCTGCACGGACATTATCTGCTGCATCCTGCTGGTCATTGCCATCGTGGGCTATGTGGTGGTGGGTGTCGTGG CCTGGACCCACGGGGACCCCCGGAAGGTGATCTACCCAACCGACAGTCGCGGGCAGTTCTGCGGGCAACAGGGAACCCCCAACGA GAAGAAACCTTTCCTCTTTTACTTCGATATCGTGAAGTGTGCCAGCCCGCTGGTGCTGCTGGAGTTTCAGTGCCCGACCACGCAG ATCTGCGTCAGCAAATGCCCAGACCGGTACCAGACGTACCTGAGCGCCTATGGCTCCCGCACGCCCAGCGAGCTGGAGTACTACCGGCAATTCTGCGTCCCCGAGTTCAAAAACCTGCAGAAG GCTCCCATTGAGGTGCTGAAGGACAAAGAGTGCCCAGCCATGATTATCCCCAGCACCCCAC TGGCGCGGCGATGCTTCCCGGCCATCCGGGCCAAGAAGGGCGTCATCATGGTCGGTAACGAGACCACTTACGACGATGGCCGTGGGCGCCGGAGGAACGTCACTGAGCTTCTGGAAGGGGCCAA AAAAGCAAACGTGGTCCTGGAAACCAGACAACTGGCTATGAAGATCTTTGAAGATTACACGGTTTCCTGGTACTGGATAATAAT AGGCCTCGTGATTGCGATGGTGGCCAGCTTCATCTTCATTGTCCTGCTCCGCTTCCTGGCCGGGATCATGGTCTGGGTGATGATCGTGATGGTGATCCTGGTGCTGGGCTATG GAATCTTCCACTGTTACATGGAATATGCAAAACTAAAAGGGGAAGCGGGTTCTGATGTCTCCCTGAAGGACCTGGGATTTCAGACAGACCTACGCGTCTACCTCCACCTGCGGCAGACGTGGCTGGCATTCA tgATCATCCTGTGCATCGTGGAGGTGGTGATCATACTGCTGCTCATCTTCCTCCGCAAGAGGATCCTCATTGCCATCGCGCTCATCAAGGAGGCGAGCAG AGCTGTTGGTCACATCATGATGTCGCTGCTCTTCCCATTGTGCACCTTCTTCCTGCTGTGTCTCTGCATCGCCTACTGGGCTAGCACCGCTGT TTTCCTCTCCACCTCCAACGAGGCAATCTATAAGGTTTTTAACGAGTCTGCATGCCAGTTTTCCGGGCAGACCTGCAAGCCGGAG ACCTTCAACACAAGCAACGTCACCAAGCTGTGCCCTGACGCCCAGTGCCTCTTCGCATTCTACGGGGGCGAGACAGCATACCACAAGTATCTCATCGTCCTTCAGTTCTTCAATGTCTTCATGTTCTTCTGGCTCGCCAACTTCGTGATCGCACTGGGCCAGGTGACGCTGGCAGGGGCCTTTGCGTCGTACTACTGGGCCTTCAAGAAACCCGATGACATGCCCGCCTTCCCCCTCTTCTCCGCCTTTGGCCGTGCGCTCCG GTACCACACCGGCTCGCTTGCCTTTGGCTCTCTGATCCTCGCCATCGTCCAAGTCATCAGGGTCACACTGGAGTATCTGGACCACAGGTTAAAAG ctgcagatAATAAGTTTGCCAAGTTCCTCCTGAGCTGCCTCAAGTGCTGCTTCTGGTGCCTGGAAAAATTCATCAAATTCCTCAATAGAAACGCATACATCATG ATCGCCGTCTATGGCACCAATTTCTGCACCTCCGCCAGGAACGCATTCTTCCTGCTGATGAGGAACATCATTAG GGTGGCCGTTTTAGATAAAGTCACGgatttcctcttcttcctcggTAAACTCCTCATCGTGGGAAGCGTCG GAATCcttgccttctttttcttcacccAGCGGATAAAGCTCGTCCAAGACACAGCGCCACCCCTAAATTACTACTGGGTCCCTATTCTG ACGGTGATCGTGGGCTCCTACCTCATTGCCCACGGGTTCTTCAGCGTGTACGGCATGTGCGTGGACaccctcttcctctgcttct TGGAGGACCTGGAGCGCAACGACGGTTCGGCCGAAAAGCCTTATTTTATGTCACCCGACCTGAAAAAGCTCCTGAAGAAGACAAACAAAGGTCAGCCTGACGCCTAG